DNA from Rubripirellula lacrimiformis:
GAGCAGAAGCAGAAGTTCGAGTTCGAGTTCGAGTTGCAGACTGGTGTCGAGTTCAAAAACTTAAACTCGAACTTAAACTCGAACTCGAACTTCTCTTCCTTTCAGTCCCCCCCACACCGGTCATCGCCGACGATTGGATCCTGTGGTCCAACCGGTGACGACTTTCACCTAGCCAACAAGTCGAACCCCGCAGCGTTCTATTTCGCTGGTTTCGCGGCGGCGTTCAACGTGACTTCGACCACGATCGGCAGGTGATCGCTGGCGAAGCGACCTTCGGGGGTCTTAGGGTCCAACGTTGTGTGCGAAAGCACTTGGACCTGATCGGTGACCAGGACGTGGTCAATGCGTCGTCCGTCTTGAATCGCCTTGAAACCGTTCCAGGTTCCAGTGGGGCCGCTGGCGGGAGTGATCGTCTGGGTGCGAGCGCTGCGTAGGGGGGCAACGGTGCCTGAACGTAGATTCTTCAGCGGCTGGGAATCGTCGGTCGCATTGAAGTCGCCCATCACGACGACTGGGACATCGCCCGACTTTTTGTCGACCAAGCTGGCGATGCCCTTGCCCGAATTTTCCCGTGCTTGGCTGCCACGGTGGTCAAAGTGCGTGTTCAAGATGTACCAGCGGTTCGCGTTGGCACGGTCTTCCAACAGCATCCAGGTGACGGTGCGTGGCAGTGCGGCGTCCCAGCCCTTGGAACCCGCGACGTCGGGGGTCTCCGATAGCCAAAGGGTGCCCTGGTCGATCGCTTTGAACCGATCACGACGAAATCCGATGGGAGCCGACTCGCCGCCGGTTTTCCCGTCGTCACGTCCGAGACCGTACCACTGAAATCCTTCCGTGCCCGCTTTGACGGCGTCCAACTGATCCTTGACCACTTCCTGCAATCCAACCACATCCGCCTTGGATATTGTCGAGATCACGGTGTCGCTGCGATTGGCCCACACGTCC
Protein-coding regions in this window:
- a CDS encoding endonuclease/exonuclease/phosphatase family protein, which gives rise to MPHRIASSAARLSAFALLVLSVFSSAAPAQTNSGADSNQAAPFEVMTFNIRYLNNNDGQDVWANRSDTVISTISKADVVGLQEVVKDQLDAVKAGTEGFQWYGLGRDDGKTGGESAPIGFRRDRFKAIDQGTLWLSETPDVAGSKGWDAALPRTVTWMLLEDRANANRWYILNTHFDHRGSQARENSGKGIASLVDKKSGDVPVVVMGDFNATDDSQPLKNLRSGTVAPLRSARTQTITPASGPTGTWNGFKAIQDGRRIDHVLVTDQVQVLSHTTLDPKTPEGRFASDHLPIVVEVTLNAAAKPAK